In Lactuca sativa cultivar Salinas chromosome 5, Lsat_Salinas_v11, whole genome shotgun sequence, the DNA window CATAAAGTAGTGGGTGTGGAAAAactatttattaaaaaattaaaaccaTTAGAGGAAACAATATAATGAAACTTAATAATATATGAAGACCATATTCAAAGCCTTTATTCTGTCCCATCCCATGTTAAGTTCCATGAAATTTCATTGGTACTCGATAATTATCACTCTGTACTATTGGTAGGTAGTGGTCTCCACATCTACGTGAATCTATGTGTAATATCACTTTCGTTCCTGAGATTTTAGGTAAATGTATGAACGAAATAGTTGgttttgggcttatagttttagGTAACTTGTAGGTAAGGCTATACGGTGTGATTGCGGCCTCAGACCACGATTTGTACCACATGGACCGCACACATCGCCCGCAGACCGCGGTCTTGCGTGTTTTTTGGCCGCACTGCGGCTAGTTTGTACCGTGTCACGTGATTGGTAGATGGATATTTGACTGTTGAATTGGCTTTTGgcgtaattattttttttttctttttgtctttttttCCTATATATACCTATCCACTACATTTGTTTTTAACCACAATACAATCTCTTctctttcaaaatttaaaaaaaaaatcacaactcTCAAAAATAtaatcttcttcatcttctgaagaATTTCAGACTACTTTTGATACCGCTGTTGCGTGTGCTCAAATGGCGGAACAAACATAAAATGTTGTATGCAACAACGCAACTGCTACTTCTCAATGGAGAACACGGagatatatttccagaaatcgTGAAGAAGTCAACCAACGTTTGGTGCAAGACTATTTTGAAGAGAATGCCACTTTTCAAGGGTATTATTTTCGTAGGCGCTTCAGAATATGCAAAGGTTTATACGAACGCATAGTTGAAGATGTAACGAGGGAGTGCAGTTTTTTTCAACAACGCTATGATCCTAGAGGTACACCCAGTTTCACTCCCTTACAAAAATACACGACCGCACTTCGTCATTTAACATATGACATTCCGCCTGATGCGTTAGACGAAAACTTTAGGATGTCTGCTAGGATCGCACAAGACAGTCTCCACTTTTTCTGCAAAACTGTGATTCAGTTTTATGGTCCAAAATATTTACGTAAGCTTACACGTAATGACATCCTGCAATTACAAGCTCATCATGCTAGTGTGCATGGGTTTCCTAGAATGCTAGGAAGCTTAGATTGTCTCCATTGGGCATGAGAATATTGTCCTATGTCATATCATGGGCAATTTACCCAAGGTGATCATGGTCACCCAACAGTCATACTTGAAGAAGTTGCATCACAAGATATGTGGATTTGGCATGTTTTTTTGGTTCTCCTGGTTCGATTAACGACATCAACGTTCTTAATTGTTCACCTATATTTAACAACATATATGATGGATCCGCACCAGAGTCTTCTTTTGAAGTGCATGGAATGCCATATAAGTATGGTTATTATCTGGTCGATGGAATCTATCCTGAGTATGTTGTGTTTTTTAAATCGTTTACGTATCCACATGATTCTAGACGAAAGAAATTCAAGAGAGCTCAAGAAAGAACTAGGAAGGATGTTGAGCGTGCTTTTGGAGCTCTGAAGAAAAGGTGGTTCATATTGAAAAAATCAGCAAGTTATTTAGGCGAGGAAAAACTTCAAGAAATCATGTATACATATCTCATATTGCATAACATGATTATTGAAGATGAAGGAAGAGCGATATGTGTGTTTGACGAGGAAGAAACCATACCAGAAATACAACCAATAGAAATTGGTGGTGAAGAGTATATGAACAGGAGAGCAGAGATACATTACACTGAAACATTTCAAATTCTTCGCAATGACTTGGTGAAACACATTTACGGGGTTCAAAACATTAACCTTAATTTGGATCCATCGGATGACTCCGAAGACGAGTTCTCGGATAACGACTTTATATAGTttgctttagttattttatttgtgttttttttttaagtttttaggaTTATTTTAATgtcatgtgtgtgtgtgcttttttttttgtgtaatGCGATTTAAtgttttttgaattttgaatgtaatgttttttttttttttaattttcaagtaatgaaaaattatgtttttttactaAAAAAGAAGTTTTAATTAATATagctaaaaaacaaaataaataaataaataaaagtgtgGCACCACTCTCTTGGTGTGGCAAGAAACCACACTTTTGTGGTAAAAAATGATGTGGTGCTTATGTGGCGGGGGAGGGAGTGCGGTTTCGgtggcaccactccctccagcctaatattatatttaactaattaaataatagatttaattatAATTCAAATTATTTTCTTGTCTGCATTTAAACGGTTTTCAGAAACCTTATGAATCATGTCAAATTTGTTCATATCATGGATGGTTCTACAattgcttcttttgttcaactattgaacaattacaattaatTCTttgcatttttaattaatttttattaataccaaattaatttcagattaattatgattaacaattaattaatttttattgatttcttattaatttattaattgataaatcaattatttaactattgatctcatattaatttattaatcacataacaaattaacaaatcaatt includes these proteins:
- the LOC111913827 gene encoding uncharacterized protein LOC111913827 produces the protein MPYKYGYYLVDGIYPEYVVFFKSFTYPHDSRRKKFKRAQERTRKDVERAFGALKKRWFILKKSASYLGEEKLQEIMYTYLILHNMIIEDEGRAICVFDEEETIPEIQPIEIGGEEYMNRRAEIHYTETFQILRNDLVKHIYGVQNINLNLDPSDDSEDEFSDNDFI